Genomic DNA from Paucilactobacillus hokkaidonensis JCM 18461:
ATTTAAAAAAACAATTATTTCAATTTATTTATCTATTGATAACAAAAAAATAAAAAATATTTTGAAATTGTAATATTAATGTAATATTTGCTGAGCCCTTATATTTGAGCGTTTCTAATGATAAAATAACGAATCAGTGTTGTTAGACTACTTGTTGAAGGTTTACATTTTGTTAAGATCGTTTATTATTAAGGGTAGATATAGGTAAATCTAAATAATCATTATATTATTTTTACTTTTCATGTGGTAACGGATTTGCCCTATAGTTATTTCTAATTTAGTGTTTAGAGTCTAAATTTTTTGGAGGAGATGTCTGGTATGCAAAGTGGTTCTAATAATTTATCAAAGAATAATCGAAAGCTAGCGTTACAAAAGGAGACTAGTAAACTGCATTATCGAATGTATAAGGCAGGTAAGCTCTGGCTGTTTGCAGGGATTGCAACGTTCTCACTGGCAATTGGTGTTTCTACAACAACAGTGCATGCCGATACAACAAGCAATGTAACTACAACTGTTGTGAATTCGTCGACTGCGTCGGATGCTAGTCCTACTAGTAGTGCTACAAGTGATAGTGGCACTGTAAGTGCTGCCAGTACTGCTGAAAGCACCAGCACAAGTACAACGCTGGTAAATCCAACCAGTGCAGAAATTAATAATACTAAGTCTGCAGCTGCAGCTGTCTATAGTGCTACTGGTACAACACAAACGGTGGCTGCAGTGGCCGCTACTTCAACCGATGCCAGCACATCTGGAGGTTCACTAGGAAACGTTGAATTATTTGGCAGTGCTTCTGTGGCAGTTGATACTAACTCTGATTTAGAGGGTAGTACATCACCAGCTAATCCAACTAAAGATACAACTAGTGATGGTCAAGGTAAAAGTAGTGATGATGCCTTAGCTGCAGGGAATGCTACTAATGGTAATACGACTAACAATGTAAATGTTGTAATTACTGGTTCAAATGGATTACAAACTAACGTTGCTGGAACCCAAGGTCAATATGCAGTAGTGGAAGTACCGGATGGCTTAACGGCAACTGCTAATGGAACTGCTTCTGAGTACGTTTCATTGAGTTTTGATGCTGTAACAATCCAAAATGCTGTTACTGCTTTACAAACCGCACTTACAAACGGTTTAAGCACTGTTACCGATTTTTTAAAAACATTTAATCTGCTTCCTTTTGGTCTTGGTTCATCTATTGCTGCAATTGGAACTAATCTGAATTGGATTGAAGTCAATATTTGAGACAGATTTTAAGAGACATTCAGAACCGCGTTTACCTTCCACAGCTCAAATAAATCATTAATCGCGATTAATAACTTATTTGAACCCTGGAAAGCATTAAATCAGGCGGCCATTTGGCTCGTAAGTGTTGCAATTTCAACTTGTAAGGGGGTCTGGTAGCCCAGTGAACTATGAATTCTCTTCCTATTGTAGAAAGCATGCACATATTCAAAAAGGACGGCAGCGGCAGTTTCATAATCTTCAAAGACCGGCACTGGATAAACACATTCCTTTTTGAGGGAAGCATGAAAAGATTCCATTGGTGCATTATCGTATGGACACCCCTTACGGCTGTAAGAGTGGCGGATATGTAGTTCTGTTAACCGTTGGTTGTAATCATCGCTGGTGTACTGTGATCCTAAGTCTGTGTGGATAATCAGGTCCCCAGTAATGGTTCGATTTTTAACCGCGCTTTCCAGGGCCTTTAAGACTAAATCAGTAGCCATCTTTTTTGAGAATGAATAGCCGATAATTCGTCGTGAGTGCAGATCCATGATGGTTGATAAGTAACACCAGCCATTACGCTTCGTTTGAATATAGGTCATATCAGCGGTCCATTTTTGATTTAAACCAGTGGTCGAGAAATCCTGCTTAAGCAAGTTGGGACGCTGTTCAACCTTGGTTTTGGAAGCCGAAGCCGCTTTCCACTTATTGACGGTAACGGAGTGGATATCCAGTTCCTTCATGAGCCGGGAAATCCGTCGTGGGCTGCACCGACGCTGCAGTGGTTGAAGTTCCAGATTCAATTCATGGTGGATCTTCATAACGCCGTATCGCTGCTTGAATTCCGCAAAGATCCGCAGAATCCGTTGTTTTAAGTCCTCATCTTCGGCCCGGCGTTTTGAAGGCTTTGGGGATCGATAACGATAATACTGAGCTCTGGAAACACCGAGGATTCGGCACATCTTAGTTACCTGGTGGTGATGGCTTTCTTGGTGAATGTAATCAAAAATATTGGTTACTTCTGCGCAAGGAAGCCCAGGGCTTTTTTTAGGATTTCGTTCTCCTCAGACAGGGAAGCCAGCCGCTTTTCCATCGCTTTAATTTCGTCTGGCGATTTACCGGATTGAGTTTTGGCTTGGCCCTGGATCCACTTATGAACGGTTGAATAGCCAATGCCATATTCTCTGGCCAGTTGGGCGGCTGATTCGCCTTGTTTATATAGGTTGATGATGTTTTGTTTGAATTCTTTGTCGTAACGAGTTGGCATGTAAAAATTCCTTCCTTTTGAGAGACGATTTATTCATTATACGCTCTCTTAAAAGTTGTCTCAGGAATCAGCTTACATCCAACATCGGTTGTTGATCCAAGTAGTGCAGTTTTTCCAACGATTGTCTGGATGAGTGCAAATCAGAATGTTGTTACAGTGGATGCCGATGGCAATATTACTGCTCAGGAGCCAGGAACAACTACGATTACGGCTACATTGACTGATACTTTCGGAAATGTTAAGACTTACGTCCATGATTTTACGGTAGATTTGGCTGATAGTTCAGCATTGCCAAGTTATACTACTGCAGACGAAGTTACTCAGATTCTAACTTCTACTACAATTCAACAATTGCTCGCGGCAAATGGACTAACATATAGCGATTTGGCACCATTCAGTGGTAAGCAATTCACATCCACGACGATTTATTATTCATTTAATGATAGTCTATTGGACCTGACAACCAGTGATGGACAGACTTTTACTGAGGATCAGTTGGTTGCTATGGCATCAGATCAATGGAATAAAGCTTTAGCGTCTGTAGGCTCGAGTATTGTTTTCTTACCAGCGGATGACGAACATACTGCCAATTTAGTGTTTGGACAGAAGGATGACAGTGAAATTCCTGGATATGCGGGGATGACATATACTAATTACAATTTGGATACAATGATCATAAATGATCCGGTTAATATTGTTTTGAATATAGATGCAGTCAATTCACATTACAGCGAGACAGCGATGATTAATGTTTTGGTTCATGAAATGGGGCATGCACTTGGATTAGGCCATATTAATGATAATACTAACGTTATGTGGTACGCCGCGGCAGACAATACATTATTAACTGTGCAGGATAGTATTAGTGTTTTATTAAATTATGAGTTACCTTCTGGGACAACCAGTGAAGCAACTATTGGAGTTAATGATTATACGCCAACACAATTGGCCGTAGTTTAGCTAAGAAATATGATAATTAGTGGGAGTTATAAAGGGAGGGGTTCTATATAATGGAACAAAATAAACATTTTAAACTTTACAAGGCAGGTAAACGTTGGCTGGTCGCAGCAATTGCAACTACTTCAGCAGTGATATTCTTAGGAGTTGCCAATGATGCACATGCTGATACGGCGGTGCAAACTAATCCAAATACCACAACTTCAGTAACTTCTGGCAGTGCTCAACCTAATACTGTGGTTACTAGTGGTGCAACTAGTTCGAACGCCACCACAAATAGTAATGAGACTAATGTTTCGGCACCAGCTTCAAGCGCGACAAATTCAAATTCAGTAATTAGTCAGCCAACTGCACAAGCAAGTGCCAGCTCGAATAGTACGGTTGCTAATCCTACTGTTGTCACAAACACAAATGATACAACTACTCAAGCAGATGCTCCGACATCAATTACATTGAGTAAGACTACTGATTATTTAACAACAGGCACAACGCATCAACTGTATGCTTCAACAGATCCTGATCAGATTATTAATTCTGACATTACGTGGAGTAGTTCAGATGATAGTATCGCCACTGTCGATACCGATGGATTAGTAACAACCCTTGCCACTGGTACTGCGGTGATCACTGCCGCAACCAGTAATGGATTAAATGCAACTGATACTGTTAATGTAGTCGATGATGCAGTCAGTTTAGGCGGATATGGGTATACTAGTATTCCAACAATTGTAGTCGGTGGTAGCTATCAAATTGGGATTGCTCAGGCGCCCAGTGATGCGACCAACATTTCTTATAAGTTTAGCAGCAGTGATCCTTCAATTGTTAAAGTGAATGAGGCTGGGGTTATTACGGGGGTTTCTGCTGGTGATGCCACTGTTACATTTTCTATTTATCAAAATAATAGTAGTTATCCAAGCGCTACGGTTGACGTTCCAACCAAGGTAAATAATGTTGATGCTACTGGGATAACTTTAAACGAAACAACGGTGTCTCTGCCAGTTAATGAAACTTCTCAGTTGGTTGCAACGGTTACGCCAACCGGTACAACGGACAAAACTGTTACTTGGTCATCAAGTGATCCAAGTGTTGCCACGGTTGATGTAAATGGATTAGTGACTGGAGTTGCTGATGGGGTTGCGGTGATTACGGCAACTACTGTCAATGGACTCACAGCTAAGGTAACGGTAGTGGTTCCTGAGCTAATTCCATTAGTTAATGTGAATTACTACGCTCCAACTTCGCTGAAAGTAGGTCAGACTTATCAGTCTTGGTATGCTTTAGTACCTGGCAATGCTAATTATTGTACAACCACGTGGACATCCTCAGATCCGACGGTTGCTACGATTGACCATAATGGATTAGTAACGGCTCTAAAAGAAGGGACTACCGTGATTACCATACTAACTTCCCAAGTTGGTGGCGGAACAATGGGTGGTCAAACAACATTAACTGTTTCACCTGGAATTGCGATTTCTGATATTTCGTTTGATACAAGTAGCTCAGAAGTGCCAGTTGGTGAAACAACTAAACTAAATGTTAATACACAACCTGATGATGCAACCATCACCAAGTTAACATGGTCATCGAGTGATGCTAGTGTTGCTACAGTTGACCAAGATGGTAATGTTACCGGATTGAAGACTGGTTCTACCACAATCACTGTTACAACTGAAGGTGGATTATCGGCTACCTTAACATTGTTAGTTGAAGTGCCAGTACCAGTTAATTCGTTCTCATACACTGCTGATAGTTATGATTTGAAGGCTGGCAGCACAGAACAGCTGATTTCTGTAATTGATCCTTCGTTGGTAGTTTTTCCAACTATTGTTTGGACAACTTCAAATCAATATGTTGCTAGTGTGGATGCAGACGGATTGGTTACTGCTCAGGCGCCAGGGACGACTACGATTACAGGAACCCTGACAGATACATTTGGGAATGTTAAACTTTATTCGCATGATTTCACGGCTGAATTAGCAGATCCAAGCTTGTTGCCATCAGCTGCCACGGTTGATGGCACGACTGCAGTTTTGACATCCGCTGCAATTCAACAGTTAATGACAAATGCGGGACTTAACTACAGTGATCTAGTACCATTTAATGGGCTACGTTTTGCTTCTTCAACTATTTATTATCAAGTGCTAGATGACCCAACCTTGGTAGATAGCACTGGACAAACAATTAGTATGCAGGATTTGGTTGAGCAATCAATTGCTATTTGGCAAAAAGCTCTAACAGCGGTGGGCTCAAATATTCAATTCTTGCCAGCCGATGCAGATCATGCGGCGATGCTGGATTTCAACCAGACCGATAATGAAAAAAATCCAGGAACTACTGGTGACTTTACTACTGATCAGTGGGAGGATAGTCAAATTATCATTACGCCAGCTAATGTCTGGGTTAACACAGAGGCATTGGATAATATTTATCCAGTAGATAGTATGATTGAAACCGTTTTGCATGAAATTGGTCATGCGTTGGGGTTAGATCATACTTCAGATAAAAGTGATTTTATGTGGCCGGTGGTATCGGATAATACGACTGTTAGTTTGAAAGATGCAATCAGTGTTTTGTTGAATTATTCACTGACGCCAGGGACGTCTAGTTCAGCAGCATTGGGATTTGGTAACTACGAATTGTAAATAAAACAAGGATTCGAGCTTGCTTGCCCGAATCCTTGTTTTATTTTCGATTTTCTCGTTCAATTTCAATCAATCTAGCCTTAGCCTGTACTTGCTTTTTCCATTTATACACGGCCTGTTTAGTGACTTGATAGTGGTGTGCGATCTCAGTGGCAGTTTTTTGTTCTAACACGGCACCAATTAAGAATTTGCGTTCATTGGCTGAACAGATATCAAACAAGCACATGAAAAAGTCATTACTTACTAACTGGTCAACCGGACTATCACAAGAAGTATGATCGATGGTCACTGTTTCTTTAATTTCCATCGGGATTAATTCATTATCTAATGAAAACTCTTGGTGTTCGGCTTGCTTGGTTTGTTTGCGTAATAGATCGATCAATCGCCAGCGGATTTTGTGATACATTGAGGCCATAAATTTTCCTTCATCAGCCACAATATCGCCATCATAATCAAGATAGCCTTGGACAAAAATTAGTCGACCTTCTTGAACTAAATCATCAAAGTAATGGCATTGCCGATTAACCCCTAAATGTTTTAATACACCAAAAATTACTCCTTCATGGTTGTCCTGTGCTAAAAAATCGAATGCTTTTTGAAAATCTGAATCTTGCATTTGCTCATACTCCTCTAATGTTTCAAATTTCCAAGGCCTTGGTTGAAACCAGCATAAGCAAAGCGGATTAGATTCACGAAAAATAAATTGATGACATTAACGATGAATTTGTTATTTTACGTAAATAAGTTTTAAATGAGCACTTTAATCAAATTATTATTTGAAATATAGGCTA
This window encodes:
- a CDS encoding KxYKxGKxW signal peptide domain-containing protein; its protein translation is MQSGSNNLSKNNRKLALQKETSKLHYRMYKAGKLWLFAGIATFSLAIGVSTTTVHADTTSNVTTTVVNSSTASDASPTSSATSDSGTVSAASTAESTSTSTTLVNPTSAEINNTKSAAAAVYSATGTTQTVAAVAATSTDASTSGGSLGNVELFGSASVAVDTNSDLEGSTSPANPTKDTTSDGQGKSSDDALAAGNATNGNTTNNVNVVITGSNGLQTNVAGTQGQYAVVEVPDGLTATANGTASEYVSLSFDAVTIQNAVTALQTALTNGLSTVTDFLKTFNLLPFGLGSSIAAIGTNLNWIEVNI
- a CDS encoding IS3 family transposase; protein product: MFDYIHQESHHHQVTKMCRILGVSRAQYYRYRSPKPSKRRAEDEDLKQRILRIFAEFKQRYGVMKIHHELNLELQPLQRRCSPRRISRLMKELDIHSVTVNKWKAASASKTKVEQRPNLLKQDFSTTGLNQKWTADMTYIQTKRNGWCYLSTIMDLHSRRIIGYSFSKKMATDLVLKALESAVKNRTITGDLIIHTDLGSQYTSDDYNQRLTELHIRHSYSRKGCPYDNAPMESFHASLKKECVYPVPVFEDYETAAAVLFEYVHAFYNRKRIHSSLGYQTPLQVEIATLTSQMAA
- a CDS encoding sigma-70 family RNA polymerase sigma factor encodes the protein MQDSDFQKAFDFLAQDNHEGVIFGVLKHLGVNRQCHYFDDLVQEGRLIFVQGYLDYDGDIVADEGKFMASMYHKIRWRLIDLLRKQTKQAEHQEFSLDNELIPMEIKETVTIDHTSCDSPVDQLVSNDFFMCLFDICSANERKFLIGAVLEQKTATEIAHHYQVTKQAVYKWKKQVQAKARLIEIERENRK
- a CDS encoding Ig-like domain-containing protein, whose protein sequence is MSLHPTSVVDPSSAVFPTIVWMSANQNVVTVDADGNITAQEPGTTTITATLTDTFGNVKTYVHDFTVDLADSSALPSYTTADEVTQILTSTTIQQLLAANGLTYSDLAPFSGKQFTSTTIYYSFNDSLLDLTTSDGQTFTEDQLVAMASDQWNKALASVGSSIVFLPADDEHTANLVFGQKDDSEIPGYAGMTYTNYNLDTMIINDPVNIVLNIDAVNSHYSETAMINVLVHEMGHALGLGHINDNTNVMWYAAADNTLLTVQDSISVLLNYELPSGTTSEATIGVNDYTPTQLAVV
- a CDS encoding IS3 family transposase; amino-acid sequence: MPTRYDKEFKQNIINLYKQGESAAQLAREYGIGYSTVHKWIQGQAKTQSGKSPDEIKAMEKRLASLSEENEILKKALGFLAQK
- a CDS encoding Ig-like domain-containing protein, whose amino-acid sequence is MEQNKHFKLYKAGKRWLVAAIATTSAVIFLGVANDAHADTAVQTNPNTTTSVTSGSAQPNTVVTSGATSSNATTNSNETNVSAPASSATNSNSVISQPTAQASASSNSTVANPTVVTNTNDTTTQADAPTSITLSKTTDYLTTGTTHQLYASTDPDQIINSDITWSSSDDSIATVDTDGLVTTLATGTAVITAATSNGLNATDTVNVVDDAVSLGGYGYTSIPTIVVGGSYQIGIAQAPSDATNISYKFSSSDPSIVKVNEAGVITGVSAGDATVTFSIYQNNSSYPSATVDVPTKVNNVDATGITLNETTVSLPVNETSQLVATVTPTGTTDKTVTWSSSDPSVATVDVNGLVTGVADGVAVITATTVNGLTAKVTVVVPELIPLVNVNYYAPTSLKVGQTYQSWYALVPGNANYCTTTWTSSDPTVATIDHNGLVTALKEGTTVITILTSQVGGGTMGGQTTLTVSPGIAISDISFDTSSSEVPVGETTKLNVNTQPDDATITKLTWSSSDASVATVDQDGNVTGLKTGSTTITVTTEGGLSATLTLLVEVPVPVNSFSYTADSYDLKAGSTEQLISVIDPSLVVFPTIVWTTSNQYVASVDADGLVTAQAPGTTTITGTLTDTFGNVKLYSHDFTAELADPSLLPSAATVDGTTAVLTSAAIQQLMTNAGLNYSDLVPFNGLRFASSTIYYQVLDDPTLVDSTGQTISMQDLVEQSIAIWQKALTAVGSNIQFLPADADHAAMLDFNQTDNEKNPGTTGDFTTDQWEDSQIIITPANVWVNTEALDNIYPVDSMIETVLHEIGHALGLDHTSDKSDFMWPVVSDNTTVSLKDAISVLLNYSLTPGTSSSAALGFGNYEL